aacaagATAATCTTACAAAATTTAACAACGGAAgataattgttatatatatatatatatatatatatatatataaacatatttaactttgaATCTAAAACTGTGATAAATTGAAgtaattttatgtaatttttctaattgaaattttcttttgcatttttaaaaaaaaaaatttatcgaGATCCTCACACACTTGTCAATCTCAAATCTGAAGTTATCAATTCCTAAAATCCACTGCCAACTAAGCTTTATTGGTCACAGTATGCAACCCAAATTGTgttaaattatacttaatatgtgtttaaaataaataaaatcttaagcAACAAGACCGAACAAAGTAGAAGGCATAATTAGTATGTGAAccaactttgaaaaaaaaatgattttgttgcATTCCCCTTTTTCTAGTTTAAGATAGAAGCAGATAATGCTGATGTTATAAAGCAAAAATTCTACAGACATTAATTCCTGTACATCTATAATGCCCCTTATGGAAAAGAATGCCATCACATTGAAGTTTAAGATGTAAACATTCTCTAATGCAACTAAAGTTCATAACTTCATCTCACATGTTGTAgtgtttttcttcctttttttttagtttcttgctttatttttcTCACCCGAAAGATGCTGCAAGTTGCCAAATTAGCAGCAACCCGATCCACCCAAAAATCACTGAACATTATTAAAATAGCAATATTTTAACCATTTTAATATCACAGTTACGTAGAAAAGAAATCTCCAGCTGGAAGCAATGCATATATGCTCCTTTGCTATGAAAGAGAAAGTAGAAAGtaattagagaaaaataaaGGCAAAAGCTTAACGAGGGTGACAGTGGGAAGTTGCAAAAccgtttttgtttttgtataaaAAGATAGCACTTGGCACGATCTATACTTGAGAGCGAAATATTTGGAACCTGGAAACCTCACACCGTCACACGCACTGTTACTCACGCATATATAGGTTGCACAAACTTTTCAGTTGTTGTGTTGCTATTCTTTGAGCTCAAACAATGGCGAAAATctccttctttctcttctctctggCTGCATTCTGTTACATCATACTCACAGGTAAAAAtggtattttatttcttttcaatttgtAACTGAAACCTTTCTATGCATTATTTATCTTCTGTTATTTGTTGCAGATGGTGCTCAACTTATTGTAGTGAACAACTGTGGGGAAAGTGTGTGGCCAGGGATACTTGGCGGTGCAGGGCAGCAAAGTCCAAAAGATGGTGGGATGCATCTTGGAAGTGGTGAAGAAATTGTGCTTGAAGTGCCAGAAAAGTGGTCAGGGAGAATTTGGGGTAGGCAAGGTTGTAGCTTTGACAGTGATGGAAATGGGCACTGTGTCACTGGTGACTGCAATGGGAAGCTACATTGTAGAGGGCAAGGAGGGGTGCCACCAGCAACAGTGGTGGAAATGACCCTTGGATCTTCCTCTTCCCCTTTGCACTTCTATGATGTGAGTTTGGTGGATGGCTTCAACTTGCCAGTTTCCATGAAGCCCATTGGGGGTGGAGTTGGGTGTGGAGTGGCATCCTGTGAGGTGGATTTGAACATTTGTTGTCCATCAGCACTTGAGGTGAAGAGAAATGGCAGAGTTGTGGGGTGTAAAAGTGCATGCTTGGCTATGCAATCAGCTAAATATTGCTGCACAGGGAATTATTCTGACCCTAAAACTTGCAAGCCTACACTTTTTGCTCATCTCTTTAAGGCTATATGTCCTAAGGCTTATAGTTATGCCTATGATGACTCTAGCAGCCTTAACAGATGCAGGGCTCCAAGGTATGTTATCACCTTCTGCCCTCCTCCACTGTAAAGGGATTCATGATGACAACAATGAAGTTGAAGCTGGTCTTGGAGAATTACAAAGGTCATCAGTTATCTGTGAAGAACTGTTTGAATATTTTAGTTCTGTTTTTAATCTTCAATTGTCATAGTTATCTGTTTTATAGATTGTTAATTAATAGTCATTGTTCTTTGCCATCAAGATAGTTGAAAAGAAGGGTAGAttgataataaacaatatttcaCATTTTTGCTCTTACTGGTGATAGTGCTTTGCCTTGTATGAAGTTTAACTAATGAAGTTAACTTGGGAATAATAACCTGTAAACTACACATTCTACTTACAGTAAAAGGGAGTAAATATTGGAATCATGTGACCAACTTCTTGGAACCAGAAAAAGGGGAAAGAAAATCTGAGCAGCATCATTTGCAATAAAAATTATGGACAACGATATACTAAAAgttccatttttttatcttagtgTTACTTCCATTTGTTTCCATGAAAGTTTCAttaagaaagatgaaaattgaaTGAATAGAAGCTTTTGGTCATTAGAATTCTAGCAGgtttggtgcaccaagaatccTACCATGCTGGGTCATGTACAATTTCATACAGCAAAAAATAGTATATCTCTTCGATGCGAGTGCAAAATTAGTCCTCacgattttatcttttaagataCGTCTCAAGCAAGGGAAAGAAAATTCATTTAACATTTTCTCCTCTTTATAGGATGCAAAACTTTTGGTATGAGTCATGTGGAATCATTACTTTGCATTTGGTTATTCCATTAGCCTCATCTATGCAGGGCTTTCATCTTGTTATTATCACTTTACATTCTTCTCCAATAAGAGATACCTCAAAATGAGGATTCCCTCATTGGTCTACTGAGATTTttagatgatttaaaattaggaaagaaggaaaagaagatcttcatcatgtACTACCATCTTCTTTTAGGCTATATTTGGTATTAGACATGTCTTAGGTTGTTCCATGTTGGAAAACAAGAATTGTTCTTCATCATGAGAACATTCTCTAAAGTAGGACGGATTGAAAAGCAGAGAACATAGAATAACATTTCACATTTTTGCTTTCGTGCTAATGACACTTTGCCATATACatagtttaatatatttcaataaattgGGATTGGGATTGGGAATAGTTGGCAGccaatgtttttaaaattggaCTCATTTCATAGATCCAATAGATCTCCACATAAGAGATTGACTCCACTTCCAATCTAAAATCTTAAGATAATagttttatgagtttttttttcttatatagtattcaactttttaatttttacttaatgtAGGACTTAGATTCACACCTATAATAAACATGAGACCGGTTTTCTGACTAAATGCCAATTTGATCAGATTTGTAAAACATGGGTGCTAACTATTACATTGTAAGCTAAGCATTACATTGTAAgctaagcaatttttttttctttggatcCTCCGCAAGAAGGTGCAATACATCCAAAACAAGGACAAGTTGACAATAAACTAATCTCCTCCAACGATTGAGAAAGACTTTGCTTACAATAGTGAATGTCCCTTAGAAACAAAAAGTCAACTCTCAGAGGAAACAATCTCAGCAGAACAAAGATGAGTCTCAATGTAGATGTTGAAGAGTTGGTGACTGAAATGGAGGAAGTACCCACTTTTGCTCCATCTATACCAGTCCCCAATGTTCAAGAAATGGTAAGGAATAATCCCCTGCAGGTTCCTGAAAGGTATGTGAGGAGTAATGAAGAACTGCAAAAAGTCAATCACATGCCTCACCTTTCATCTGAGGTACCTGTCATTGATTTATCACTGCTCTCATATGGGAACAAGGATGAGTTATTGAAATTGGATGTAGCATGCAAAGAGTGGGGTTTCTTTCaggtaatttttttatcaacactaCTGTTAATTACATACAAAAGTACACAAATGGGAAACTACACAAAGAAGAGTACTTCCacatcatttttttaacaataatacaACAATCACTATAACTTTTAGAGACACTGTAAAATCATTCATGCATCTTCATTTAGACAACTTAAACTTTAGTTTAATAAATTCATGAGataatattcttaaaatatCTAGCTTGAGTTTGAGTCCTATATTAAGGATTAAGGAGAAATGAGCAAGATGAGTGAGATATAAGAAAAATTTACAAACTTAGTATGTTACCACTGCCATAATGAACATTTGACCTTATATATAGTTCCAACACCTTTGAACTACTAAATAGGATTAATCATagatttattatcttttatgaGTAATGAAAACTAGTATTATATTCTCTTTGGTTTAAAAGTCTAACACAAGTTTAATATACAAAAACTTTCGGACTTCTAGA
This region of Vigna unguiculata cultivar IT97K-499-35 chromosome 5, ASM411807v1, whole genome shotgun sequence genomic DNA includes:
- the LOC114185709 gene encoding thaumatin-like protein — protein: MAKISFFLFSLAAFCYIILTDGAQLIVVNNCGESVWPGILGGAGQQSPKDGGMHLGSGEEIVLEVPEKWSGRIWGRQGCSFDSDGNGHCVTGDCNGKLHCRGQGGVPPATVVEMTLGSSSSPLHFYDVSLVDGFNLPVSMKPIGGGVGCGVASCEVDLNICCPSALEVKRNGRVVGCKSACLAMQSAKYCCTGNYSDPKTCKPTLFAHLFKAICPKAYSYAYDDSSSLNRCRAPRYVITFCPPPL